The following proteins come from a genomic window of Nostoc sp. ATCC 53789:
- a CDS encoding SDR family NAD(P)-dependent oxidoreductase gives MNFLEEDSLFLKKIQQLKTKLELVLLEKAPLKECTVIVNKTYPLEVVTYIVSSSNNSLKQICSYLQNVSGEALLPKAIVPVSYIPLTATGEVDELALMNIPIVDESLIEQVEKQLNSHHKIEQAVVVVQELRKNIPSLHLSDLIPDWQDKNAIAGGGVLPIANVVPIPIGSQANTQQHFSEPKPLAISHGGILPDDPNAPITLPEVLQTAAQQVKSAGIIYLLPDGTELRQSYAELLEVAERILAGLRKLGLKPKNKVILQMELSRDIIPAFWGCILGGFVPVIMEVPPTYRESNKVVDKLCHIWQFLDSPVILTTEALKPEIEFLSEWLPVERIKIGTIEVLKNNTASKQYHHSQPDEVALFNLTSGSTGIPKCVQLTHQNLIARAKGANLLNQHESEDVILNWLPFDHIGSISDWHIRGVELGCTLVYAQKEYILGRILNWLDLINKYQVTHSWAPNFAYAIVNDSLKQEPEQNWNLSFVKFLLTAGEAVSSKAVEDFRENLVVYGLKATAIRPAFGMAEMGSGITYYQPLQEAPLLFHRVDKSILQGTIKRVETDHPNYSTFTDLGSVIPGITIRIVDEQNSVLREDTIGRLQVKGDAVSPGYYNNHNANNQSFLKDGWFDTGDLGFITNGQLVVTGRAKETIIINGANYYSHEIEAVVEEIAEIEVSYTAACAVCNADDATEKLAIFFSSPITEEAKLLELLKKIRQTVVNKIGLNPDYLILLAKEDIPKTVIGKIQRSQLSDRFHAGEFNPILKRLDILLGNTNTIPDWFYQKVWRPKQAKALKTLSSNFITIVFLDELGLGTFICQQLEQQNLPCLCVSPGSYFAKKSPNHFFLAPGNADHYQLLLDTIKADNLTIGQILHLWNYQEYQGEIKSIEALEKAQSQGIYSLLFLTQALAKTQNFQDLVQLLFVSSYTQSTQPTDKIAYEKSPVLGVIKTIPQEIPWLNCRHIDLTPNLIQVNANYLLQELQVLSKEQEVAYRNGQRLIAGLEKVYLEDKPKQKLPFKSGGMYLISGGLGGVVVEIAKYLIKFFNAKLLLVGRTHLPNENITSNVSTEILEKVKLYQELKQLGSVVYEAVDICDLQALQQVVEKVKANWGSQLDGVIHLAGTYQEQMLVDETPQSLAAILRPKVLGAWVLHQVLEKQGQGVFISFSSLASFFGGATISAYAAANNFLESFNQYQRSIGGLHNYCFAWTIWHDTGINKGYQRQEITHAQGFYEMSLQQGLYSFLAGLYHDQPQLIVGLDGSNAKIRRFTSEFPGLQKLTAYFTTSNGSAVPELSDFTVRDRFTTTVNCDFVQLSQMPLTASGEINRELLARGMTSIGAIAPRNETERQIAQTWQEVLGIPQIGIHDNFFELGGNSLLAFQVISRLRETFSVELSPNRFFASPTVAGLGESLEALQTVVTKWNAAMDDAEKEYEGGVL, from the coding sequence ATGAATTTTTTAGAAGAAGATAGTTTATTTTTGAAGAAAATACAACAACTAAAAACTAAACTTGAATTAGTTTTATTGGAGAAAGCTCCATTAAAGGAATGCACAGTGATTGTGAATAAAACATATCCACTGGAAGTTGTAACATATATTGTTTCAAGCTCAAATAACTCGCTAAAGCAAATTTGCTCTTATCTTCAAAATGTGTCCGGGGAAGCATTATTACCCAAAGCCATAGTACCAGTATCATATATACCTTTAACTGCCACAGGAGAGGTAGACGAATTGGCTCTGATGAACATTCCTATTGTTGATGAAAGTTTAATTGAGCAAGTAGAAAAGCAATTAAACTCGCATCACAAAATTGAACAGGCAGTGGTAGTGGTGCAGGAGTTGAGAAAGAATATCCCCTCACTCCATTTATCGGATTTGATCCCAGATTGGCAAGACAAGAATGCGATCGCCGGAGGCGGGGTTTTGCCCATCGCTAACGTTGTCCCAATTCCCATAGGCTCCCAAGCCAATACACAACAACATTTCTCAGAGCCAAAGCCACTTGCCATCAGCCACGGCGGTATTCTACCGGATGATCCCAATGCACCTATTACCTTGCCCGAAGTTTTGCAAACAGCCGCGCAACAGGTTAAAAGTGCGGGAATTATTTACCTGTTGCCCGATGGCACAGAACTACGCCAATCATACGCTGAGTTACTGGAAGTTGCAGAGCGGATTCTTGCTGGTTTGAGAAAGTTGGGACTTAAGCCAAAAAACAAAGTCATATTGCAGATGGAACTTAGCCGTGACATTATTCCCGCTTTTTGGGGCTGTATATTGGGAGGCTTTGTCCCCGTAATCATGGAAGTGCCACCGACTTATAGAGAATCAAACAAGGTGGTGGATAAGCTTTGTCATATTTGGCAGTTCTTAGATAGTCCAGTTATCTTAACTACAGAAGCTCTCAAACCAGAGATAGAATTTCTATCAGAATGGCTACCAGTAGAACGCATCAAGATAGGCACAATTGAAGTATTAAAAAACAATACTGCCAGTAAACAATATCACCATAGTCAACCAGATGAGGTAGCTCTTTTCAACCTGACTTCTGGCAGTACAGGAATACCAAAATGCGTTCAATTGACTCATCAAAATCTCATTGCTCGCGCCAAAGGGGCTAACCTACTTAATCAACACGAGTCAGAAGATGTAATTTTGAATTGGCTGCCGTTCGATCACATTGGCAGCATTTCCGACTGGCATATTCGTGGTGTGGAATTGGGTTGCACGCTGGTTTATGCACAGAAAGAATATATTTTGGGTCGCATTCTCAACTGGTTGGATTTAATTAATAAATACCAGGTTACTCATAGCTGGGCACCCAACTTTGCTTATGCGATAGTTAATGACTCTCTCAAACAAGAACCAGAACAAAACTGGAACTTATCGTTCGTGAAATTTCTACTGACAGCTGGTGAAGCAGTATCTAGTAAAGCTGTGGAGGATTTTCGAGAAAACTTGGTTGTATATGGACTCAAAGCAACGGCAATTCGCCCAGCCTTTGGTATGGCTGAGATGGGTTCGGGAATTACATATTATCAGCCCCTTCAGGAAGCACCTTTGTTGTTCCATAGAGTAGACAAATCTATATTGCAAGGTACTATTAAACGAGTAGAAACAGACCATCCAAATTACAGTACTTTTACCGATTTAGGCTCAGTCATTCCTGGAATTACCATTCGCATAGTAGACGAGCAAAACTCTGTATTAAGAGAAGACACCATAGGGCGTTTGCAAGTTAAAGGCGATGCAGTTTCTCCAGGATATTACAACAACCACAATGCCAACAATCAATCTTTTTTAAAAGATGGCTGGTTTGATACTGGAGATTTAGGATTTATTACCAACGGACAATTGGTGGTTACTGGTCGTGCCAAAGAAACTATTATCATCAATGGAGCCAACTACTACAGCCATGAAATTGAAGCAGTAGTTGAAGAAATTGCAGAAATTGAAGTGTCCTACACTGCCGCTTGTGCAGTATGCAATGCTGATGATGCAACAGAGAAACTGGCTATTTTCTTCAGTTCGCCGATTACAGAAGAAGCAAAACTGCTAGAGCTACTAAAGAAAATTCGCCAAACAGTGGTGAACAAAATCGGCTTAAATCCTGATTATTTAATTTTATTAGCTAAAGAAGATATCCCCAAAACCGTTATTGGTAAAATTCAGCGATCGCAACTTAGCGATCGCTTCCATGCAGGTGAGTTTAACCCGATTCTAAAACGATTAGATATTTTACTAGGCAATACCAACACTATTCCTGATTGGTTTTACCAAAAAGTCTGGCGACCCAAGCAAGCCAAGGCTTTGAAGACTTTATCCTCAAATTTTATAACTATAGTCTTCCTTGACGAGTTAGGGTTGGGGACATTTATTTGTCAGCAACTAGAACAGCAAAACCTACCATGTTTGTGTGTCTCACCTGGTTCATATTTTGCTAAAAAAAGCCCCAATCACTTCTTTTTAGCTCCTGGAAATGCAGATCATTATCAGCTATTGCTTGATACCATAAAAGCAGATAACCTGACAATTGGTCAAATTCTCCATTTGTGGAATTATCAAGAGTATCAAGGAGAAATAAAAAGCATAGAAGCTCTTGAAAAAGCCCAAAGTCAGGGAATTTACAGTTTATTGTTTCTTACTCAAGCCCTAGCAAAAACTCAGAATTTCCAAGATTTAGTTCAGTTATTGTTTGTTTCTAGCTACACCCAGTCTACGCAACCAACAGACAAGATAGCTTATGAAAAATCTCCTGTTCTCGGTGTAATTAAAACTATCCCCCAGGAAATACCCTGGTTAAATTGTCGTCACATCGATTTGACACCAAATTTGATACAGGTGAATGCGAACTATCTTCTACAAGAACTCCAGGTTTTATCAAAAGAGCAAGAGGTAGCTTATCGAAATGGGCAGCGTTTGATTGCAGGTTTAGAAAAAGTTTATCTGGAAGATAAACCAAAGCAAAAACTTCCCTTTAAATCAGGGGGGATGTATCTAATCAGTGGTGGGCTTGGGGGTGTTGTAGTTGAAATTGCTAAATATCTAATTAAGTTTTTTAATGCCAAATTATTATTAGTAGGTCGGACTCATTTACCAAATGAAAATATCACATCCAACGTCTCTACGGAAATATTAGAAAAAGTAAAGCTTTACCAGGAATTAAAGCAGTTGGGATCGGTGGTTTATGAGGCAGTGGATATCTGCGACTTGCAAGCATTGCAACAAGTGGTAGAAAAAGTCAAGGCTAACTGGGGAAGTCAGCTGGATGGGGTGATTCATCTGGCGGGAACTTACCAGGAACAAATGCTAGTGGATGAAACACCACAAAGTTTAGCTGCAATCTTACGACCCAAAGTCTTAGGTGCTTGGGTACTGCATCAAGTTTTAGAGAAGCAAGGACAGGGGGTTTTCATTAGCTTTTCGTCTTTAGCAAGTTTCTTTGGTGGCGCTACCATTTCCGCTTATGCTGCTGCTAACAATTTTTTGGAAAGCTTTAATCAATACCAACGTTCTATTGGTGGGTTGCACAACTATTGCTTTGCTTGGACAATTTGGCATGATACAGGGATCAACAAGGGTTATCAGAGGCAAGAAATCACCCACGCTCAAGGCTTTTATGAGATGAGCCTGCAACAAGGGTTGTATTCCTTCTTGGCTGGTTTATATCATGACCAACCACAGCTGATAGTCGGTTTAGATGGCAGTAATGCCAAAATTCGGCGTTTTACCTCGGAGTTTCCAGGGTTACAGAAATTAACTGCCTATTTCACTACGAGTAACGGTTCTGCCGTACCAGAGCTATCAGATTTTACAGTGCGCGATCGCTTCACAACAACTGTCAACTGTGACTTCGTGCAACTATCACAAATGCCCCTCACTGCTAGCGGCGAAATTAATCGAGAATTATTGGCTAGGGGTATGACTAGTATAGGAGCGATCGCTCCCCGAAACGAAACGGAACGGCAAATAGCTCAAACCTGGCAAGAAGTTTTAGGAATACCCCAAATCGGCATTCACGACAACTTCTTTGAACTGGGAGGAAATTCTTTGCTAGCCTTCCAAGTCATTTCTCGGTTGCGTGAGACTTTTTCTGTTGAATTGTCGCCCAATCGTTTTTTTGCATCGCCTACCGTAGCTGGTTTGGGAGAAAGTCTGGAGGCGCTACAAACTGTTGTCACCAAATGGAATGCAGCTATGGATGACGCAGAAAAAGAATATGAGGGAGGCGTACTATAA
- a CDS encoding non-ribosomal peptide synthetase, with protein MTIIEFVSYLNSLGIKIWLEGGQLNYRAPKGVMNPDLKNKLLGRKSEILAFLEEAQIATDSSFEPIPSIERSEELPLSFAQQRMWFLYQLESQSPFYNEGLQLRVAGVLNVEALQQSINEIICRHEILRTTFPAVDGKPLQIISPSLTINIPVLDLQGLEESEVQQIVTKEARQPFDLSNGPLLRVTLLRLGSESHVLVLIMHHIITDGWSMGIFIQELSTLYRGFTLNSPLLLAELPIQYADFAVWQRQWLTEEIQKQQLNYWKQQLADAPPLLELPTDKPRPAVQTFCGATQEFQIDQNLSKQIKTFSQQSGATLFHTLLAAFVVLMFRYSGQDDICIGSPIANRNRREIESLIGFFVNTLVLRNQIKGNPSFNEFLSQVRQVATSAYTHQDVPFEQVVEALQPERSLSYNPLFQVVFVLENFLLDTLELPDVTLTPQFVERGTSQFDLTLAVWETKAGLIGSWEYNSDLFEPDTIARMTSHFQTLLAAIIANPNQSIGELPLLSQQERHQLLVEWNDTYTPYPKSKCIHELFEEQVEKTPNAIAVVYENESLTYQQLNDRANQLAHYLQTLGVGAEILVGICIERSSKTLPKASLLMVVGLLGILKAGGAYLPLDPAYPQERLAFMLEDAQVSVLLTLESLVTTLPPHQAQVVCLDSVTFSARTENLLHTVTTDNLAYVIYTSGSTGRPKGVQIEHRGLLNLVFWHQQAFAVSSLDRVTQVAGVAFDACGWEIWPYLTAGASIHFPDDETRLYPEQMRDWLLSKAITISFLPTPMAEKVLSLNWPANAALRTLLTGGDQLHQYPSTSHPFEVVNNYGPTENTVVATSGTVPKRQQAYLPPAIGRAIANTQVYVLDSLLQPVPIGVIGELHIGGESLARGYLHRPDLTAERFIRNPFNRSRGHTSTALSNQGVGGKGETENCDRLYKTGDLVRYQADGNIEFLGRIDHQVKIRGFRIELSEIEAILTQHPQVRDAVAIAREDIPGVKSLAAYIIPELTQPTSNELRLFLKSKLPSYMVPASFTILEVLPITPNGKVDRRALPVPEFESDESTGFVSPHTQTQEVLAKIWRDILVLKQVGIHDNFFELGGDSIISMQIIAKANQAGLKLTPKQLFQHQTIAELAPVAGIISSVQSEQGLVTGIVPLTPILHWFFEQNLPEPHHFNQSFLLEVPANLQPELLEQALQKLLSHHDALRLRFVQQEGQWQQYNSDASDEVSLGITDLSYLPPAEWLKAIEAKADETQSTLNLADGPLMRVVLFHLGNSPARLLIVIHHLAVDGISWRILLEDLSEAYKQLEVGKTIQLPTKTTSFKDWAIRLQDYARSQELHSQLNYWLDSMRFPIAPLPLDYAAIAQDNTVASSRIVSVYLSVEQTRALLHDVPGAYNTQINDVLLTALVQTFTRWTSSYSLLIDLEGHGREDLFEDVDLSRTVGWFTSIFPVLLKLEDRNDPGKVLKSVKEQLRRIPNRGIGYGIWRYLSLDESDRNQLQVFPKAEVSFNYLGQFDQTQLATLGWKYAQESSGSIHSPKGQRRHLLTVNGLVVEGRLKLEWQYSEHFHSWATVENLANEYIETLETIIAHCLTPEAGGYTPSDFPEVEFSQEALDELLAEIN; from the coding sequence ATGACAATAATAGAATTTGTATCTTATTTAAATAGTTTAGGCATAAAAATTTGGCTGGAAGGCGGCCAGTTAAATTATCGCGCTCCCAAGGGAGTGATGAACCCAGACCTGAAAAATAAATTGCTAGGGCGCAAATCAGAAATCCTGGCTTTTCTAGAAGAAGCTCAGATTGCAACAGACTCTTCCTTTGAGCCAATACCATCTATAGAACGCTCTGAAGAGTTGCCTTTATCTTTTGCCCAGCAGAGGATGTGGTTTCTCTATCAATTAGAAAGCCAAAGCCCATTTTATAACGAGGGTTTACAGCTGCGCGTTGCAGGTGTACTCAACGTAGAAGCTCTACAGCAAAGTATCAACGAAATCATCTGCCGTCACGAAATTTTACGGACAACATTTCCCGCAGTTGACGGGAAACCCTTGCAAATCATTTCTCCTAGCTTGACAATCAACATACCAGTGCTGGACTTGCAAGGTTTAGAAGAATCAGAAGTACAACAGATTGTCACCAAAGAAGCTCGCCAGCCTTTTGATTTGAGTAATGGCCCTTTATTGCGGGTTACTTTACTGCGCCTGGGATCGGAGTCCCATGTCCTGGTATTGATCATGCACCACATAATCACGGATGGCTGGTCAATGGGGATATTCATCCAAGAATTGTCCACTCTCTACCGAGGTTTTACTCTTAATTCCCCTTTGCTTCTGGCTGAATTGCCCATCCAGTATGCTGATTTTGCAGTTTGGCAACGACAGTGGTTGACTGAGGAAATTCAAAAACAGCAACTAAATTACTGGAAGCAACAGTTAGCCGATGCGCCACCCTTATTAGAACTACCCACAGACAAACCACGCCCCGCCGTTCAGACTTTCTGTGGTGCTACCCAGGAATTTCAAATTGACCAGAATTTGAGCAAGCAAATCAAAACCTTCAGCCAACAGTCAGGAGCTACCCTATTTCATACCCTACTGGCGGCTTTCGTCGTTTTAATGTTTCGTTACAGTGGTCAAGATGATATCTGCATTGGTAGCCCCATTGCCAATCGCAACCGCAGAGAAATAGAATCATTGATTGGCTTTTTTGTCAATACATTGGTACTGCGTAACCAGATCAAAGGAAATCCCAGTTTCAATGAGTTTCTCTCTCAAGTGCGGCAAGTTGCAACTTCCGCTTACACTCACCAAGATGTTCCTTTTGAACAAGTGGTAGAAGCGTTGCAACCAGAACGTTCTCTCAGCTACAATCCCCTATTCCAAGTGGTCTTTGTCTTAGAGAATTTCTTGTTGGATACATTAGAATTGCCTGATGTCACCCTGACTCCTCAATTTGTAGAACGTGGAACATCTCAGTTTGATTTGACCTTGGCCGTTTGGGAGACAAAAGCAGGACTGATAGGTTCGTGGGAATATAACAGCGACCTATTTGAGCCAGATACCATTGCGAGGATGACAAGTCATTTCCAGACTTTGTTAGCAGCGATTATTGCTAATCCAAATCAATCCATTGGTGAATTACCACTGCTGAGTCAGCAAGAGCGACATCAGTTGTTAGTGGAATGGAATGATACTTATACGCCTTATCCTAAGAGCAAATGCATCCATGAGTTGTTTGAGGAACAGGTAGAAAAAACACCAAATGCGATCGCAGTAGTCTATGAGAATGAGTCCCTCACATACCAACAGTTGAACGATCGCGCGAATCAGTTGGCGCATTATTTGCAAACTTTAGGTGTGGGTGCAGAAATCTTAGTAGGAATTTGCATTGAGCGTTCGTCGAAGACGTTGCCGAAGGCATCGCTCTTAATGGTAGTAGGATTGCTGGGCATTCTCAAGGCTGGTGGAGCATACCTACCCCTTGACCCAGCATATCCCCAAGAGCGGTTGGCGTTCATGCTAGAAGATGCTCAGGTATCGGTGCTACTGACCCTGGAAAGTCTGGTTACAACCTTGCCGCCACATCAAGCGCAGGTAGTTTGTCTTGATAGCGTAACCTTCAGCGCAAGAACAGAAAATTTACTCCACACAGTCACAACTGACAATCTAGCTTATGTGATTTATACCTCTGGTTCTACCGGCAGACCCAAAGGAGTGCAAATTGAACATCGAGGATTATTAAATCTCGTCTTTTGGCATCAACAAGCTTTTGCCGTGTCGTCCCTTGACCGAGTAACACAAGTTGCTGGAGTAGCATTTGACGCTTGTGGTTGGGAAATCTGGCCTTATCTGACGGCGGGAGCTAGTATTCACTTTCCCGATGATGAAACCCGGCTTTACCCTGAGCAAATGCGAGACTGGCTGTTGTCAAAGGCAATAACCATTAGCTTTCTACCAACACCAATGGCCGAGAAAGTTCTGTCATTAAATTGGCCGGCCAATGCTGCTTTGCGAACTTTGCTCACGGGTGGAGATCAACTTCATCAATATCCTTCGACTTCTCATCCCTTTGAGGTGGTGAATAATTACGGGCCAACGGAGAATACTGTAGTCGCAACATCCGGTACTGTTCCGAAAAGACAACAAGCTTACTTACCACCTGCGATCGGGCGAGCGATCGCAAACACCCAAGTTTATGTACTGGATTCCCTGTTGCAGCCTGTACCCATTGGTGTCATAGGCGAATTGCACATCGGCGGTGAGAGTTTGGCACGGGGTTATCTCCACCGTCCCGACCTAACCGCAGAACGCTTCATTCGTAACCCTTTTAATAGAAGCAGGGGGCATACTTCGACTGCGCTCAGTAACCAGGGAGTAGGGGGCAAGGGGGAAACAGAAAACTGCGATCGCTTGTATAAGACGGGCGATTTGGTTCGCTACCAAGCTGATGGCAATATAGAATTCTTGGGTCGCATTGATCACCAAGTCAAGATTCGCGGCTTCCGCATTGAACTTTCGGAAATTGAAGCTATTTTGACTCAACACCCCCAGGTACGGGATGCTGTTGCGATCGCTAGAGAAGATATACCTGGTGTTAAAAGTTTGGCGGCTTATATCATCCCAGAATTGACACAGCCAACCAGTAATGAGCTACGCCTGTTTCTCAAGTCAAAGCTCCCCAGTTACATGGTTCCTGCATCCTTCACAATTCTAGAAGTTCTGCCGATTACCCCCAACGGGAAAGTAGATCGTCGGGCATTACCAGTACCGGAGTTCGAGTCCGATGAATCCACTGGCTTTGTCTCTCCTCACACCCAGACTCAAGAAGTCTTGGCAAAGATTTGGCGGGATATTTTAGTCCTAAAACAAGTCGGCATCCACGACAACTTCTTTGAATTGGGTGGGGATTCGATCATTAGTATGCAAATTATTGCTAAAGCTAATCAAGCTGGACTCAAACTTACTCCAAAACAACTATTTCAACACCAAACAATTGCTGAATTAGCTCCTGTTGCTGGTATAATTAGCTCGGTTCAATCAGAACAAGGTTTAGTTACAGGGATTGTCCCTCTAACACCGATTCTGCACTGGTTCTTTGAGCAAAATCTGCCGGAACCTCATCACTTTAACCAATCCTTCCTGCTAGAAGTTCCCGCAAATTTGCAACCGGAATTACTAGAACAGGCATTACAAAAGTTACTCTCCCATCACGATGCTTTACGACTGCGGTTTGTGCAGCAGGAGGGGCAATGGCAGCAGTACAACAGTGATGCCAGCGATGAAGTATCGTTGGGCATTACAGATTTGTCATATCTGCCCCCAGCAGAATGGTTAAAGGCGATTGAAGCAAAAGCGGACGAAACACAAAGCACGCTGAACTTAGCAGATGGGCCGCTGATGCGGGTCGTTCTGTTTCACTTAGGCAATTCTCCCGCACGTTTACTCATCGTCATCCATCACTTGGCTGTCGATGGCATCTCGTGGCGGATTTTGCTAGAAGACTTATCTGAGGCATACAAACAATTAGAAGTTGGCAAAACTATCCAACTACCTACAAAAACCACATCCTTTAAGGATTGGGCAATTCGATTGCAGGATTATGCCCGCAGTCAAGAACTCCATTCACAGCTAAATTATTGGCTGGACTCAATGCGGTTCCCAATTGCTCCTTTACCGTTGGATTATGCTGCTATTGCTCAAGATAACACTGTAGCTTCTAGTCGGATTGTATCTGTATACCTGAGTGTAGAACAGACTCGCGCCCTGTTGCACGATGTCCCCGGAGCCTACAACACCCAAATTAACGATGTCCTGCTGACGGCATTGGTGCAAACTTTCACTCGTTGGACAAGTTCTTACTCCCTACTGATTGACTTAGAAGGTCACGGACGAGAGGACTTGTTTGAGGATGTGGACTTGTCCCGCACGGTAGGCTGGTTTACTAGTATATTCCCCGTTCTCTTAAAACTTGAGGATCGCAACGATCCCGGAAAGGTTCTCAAGTCGGTAAAAGAGCAACTGCGACGTATTCCCAACCGGGGTATTGGTTATGGCATCTGGCGATATCTTAGCCTGGATGAGAGCGATCGCAATCAATTACAAGTGTTCCCCAAAGCTGAGGTGAGCTTTAACTACTTAGGTCAATTCGATCAAACGCAGTTAGCAACCCTTGGCTGGAAATATGCCCAAGAGTCTAGCGGTTCCATTCACAGCCCCAAAGGACAGCGCCGCCATTTGTTAACTGTGAATGGATTAGTTGTTGAAGGGAGGTTGAAATTAGAGTGGCAATATAGCGAGCATTTTCATTCCTGGGCCACTGTAGAAAATCTCGCTAATGAGTATATAGAAACCTTAGAAACTATTATTGCCCACTGCTTAACTCCAGAGGCAGGTGGTTATACTCCTTCTGATTTCCCAGAAGTTGAGTTTAGCCAAGAAGCTTTGGACGAACTGCTAGCAGAAATTAATTAA
- a CDS encoding LysR family transcriptional regulator codes for MLEFQIEFQPRIPPSKNLVIGTLGPNATSSDYAAKHITNHLLSEQFTVSTQLFDTFIDVKEALLQDKVDMALVPHAYDRINEFYMEPSFDLGFIFIFPTPVYGLAKKKNKEVVFNGSRIVTHPAPLPLLTKLLPDSQDQTQIQVDLSPSTSDSAMQVMQGLADFAITNENAVKAYDLEFISIYGNIRMSWSIFQKKLN; via the coding sequence ATGCTGGAATTTCAGATTGAATTTCAACCTCGTATCCCTCCTTCAAAAAATTTAGTCATAGGTACTTTGGGGCCTAATGCTACTAGTAGCGACTACGCTGCCAAGCATATAACTAACCATCTGCTCTCAGAACAATTTACTGTATCAACTCAGTTATTTGATACTTTTATAGATGTCAAAGAAGCTTTACTACAAGACAAAGTAGATATGGCTTTAGTGCCTCATGCTTACGACCGAATTAATGAGTTTTACATGGAGCCAAGTTTTGATTTAGGCTTCATTTTTATATTTCCTACTCCAGTTTATGGATTGGCTAAGAAAAAAAATAAAGAGGTAGTTTTCAATGGTTCTAGAATTGTTACCCATCCGGCTCCTCTACCTCTGTTAACAAAACTCTTGCCAGACTCTCAAGATCAAACACAAATACAAGTGGATTTGTCTCCTTCTACCAGCGATTCAGCGATGCAGGTAATGCAGGGTTTAGCCGATTTTGCTATCACTAATGAGAATGCGGTGAAAGCCTACGATTTAGAATTTATTTCAATCTATGGAAACATCCGTATGAGTTGGTCGATTTTTCAGAAAAAATTAAATTAG
- a CDS encoding cupin domain-containing protein, whose product MSKYFPQPKTIKINSDVELIAFQCQDTVVQLASIPPGATFELHRHPESQIGMQIAGRLEFNLNGTKEILEPFGQVYVAGSNVLHGSKNPFSETALAFDVKRITNSEEAEEAILKVSPTQDEITGFECQSVAGSWFEIVITKIPPKGIIPIRQFGNETMGIVLNARLTIAVEEQQQNLKYGSVYYAPANALYGGHNPSDETVSVIEVLIKPRSNFSFKDAFLKTDVVRSLTTS is encoded by the coding sequence ATGTCTAAATATTTTCCTCAGCCAAAAACCATCAAAATTAATTCTGATGTAGAGTTAATCGCATTTCAATGTCAAGACACAGTTGTGCAATTAGCTTCTATTCCCCCAGGAGCTACTTTTGAATTACATCGACATCCCGAAAGTCAAATTGGAATGCAAATTGCGGGACGTTTGGAATTTAACCTCAACGGGACAAAAGAAATTCTCGAACCCTTTGGGCAAGTTTATGTAGCTGGTTCTAATGTTCTTCATGGTTCTAAAAACCCTTTTTCAGAAACAGCATTAGCGTTTGATGTGAAACGCATCACAAATTCTGAGGAAGCTGAGGAGGCTATTCTGAAAGTTTCACCAACTCAAGATGAAATTACAGGTTTTGAGTGTCAGTCTGTTGCTGGTTCTTGGTTTGAGATTGTCATCACCAAAATTCCTCCAAAAGGAATAATCCCAATTCGCCAATTTGGTAATGAAACAATGGGAATAGTTCTTAACGCTCGATTGACGATCGCAGTAGAAGAACAACAGCAGAATTTAAAATATGGTAGTGTTTATTATGCTCCTGCTAACGCTCTTTATGGAGGACATAATCCTTCTGATGAAACAGTATCTGTGATTGAAGTTTTGATTAAACCTCGCTCTAATTTCTCTTTTAAAGATGCTTTTTTAAAGACAGATGTAGTGCGATCGCTAACTACTTCATAA